A stretch of the Fusobacterium varium genome encodes the following:
- the cstA gene encoding carbon starvation protein A, with the protein MFSFIISIIALIAGYIIYGKIVERIFGIEASRVTPAKKLNDGVDYVEMGWKKAFLIQFLNIAGTGPIFGAVAGAMWGPAAFLWIVFGCIFAGAVHDFLIGMMSLRKDGASVAELVGENLGNGARKLMVVFSIILLVLVGVVFITSPAAILNDLTGINKMLLIGIIIIYYLAATVLPIDKIIGRIYPIFGIALLVMAVGIGVGIVIQGYNIPEISLHNFHPAKQSIFPYLFITIACGAISGFHATQSPMMARCLENESEGRKVFYGAMISEGVVALVWAAAAMSFFGGTPGLGEALGHGGAAVVVNRISNTVLGKVGGALALLGVVACPITSGDTAFRSARLTIADAIGYKQGPVANRFIVAIPLFIVGISLCFIDFNILWRYFSWSNQTLATIALWAAAKYLNNHGKNYYIALIPAMFMTVVVTDYIVIAPEGFVRFFQGTPVATIEMIGLVCGLVLSAVCTLGFLKSLKKEKIAEAQA; encoded by the coding sequence ATGTTTAGTTTTATTATTTCAATAATAGCTTTAATAGCTGGTTATATTATTTATGGAAAAATAGTAGAAAGAATATTTGGAATTGAAGCAAGCAGAGTTACACCAGCAAAAAAATTAAATGATGGTGTTGATTATGTGGAAATGGGATGGAAAAAAGCATTTCTTATTCAATTTTTAAATATAGCTGGTACAGGACCTATATTTGGAGCAGTAGCAGGAGCAATGTGGGGACCAGCAGCATTTTTATGGATTGTATTTGGATGTATATTTGCAGGAGCTGTACATGATTTCTTAATTGGAATGATGTCTTTAAGAAAAGATGGAGCAAGTGTTGCAGAATTAGTTGGAGAAAATCTTGGTAATGGAGCAAGAAAACTTATGGTAGTTTTCTCAATTATTCTTTTAGTATTAGTAGGAGTTGTATTTATAACAAGTCCAGCAGCTATCTTAAATGACCTTACAGGTATAAATAAAATGTTATTAATTGGAATCATAATTATATATTATTTAGCAGCAACTGTGTTGCCGATAGATAAAATAATTGGAAGAATTTATCCAATATTTGGAATTGCTTTATTAGTAATGGCTGTTGGAATAGGTGTAGGTATAGTAATTCAAGGATACAACATTCCTGAAATATCTTTACATAATTTCCATCCAGCAAAACAATCAATTTTCCCTTATTTATTTATAACAATAGCTTGTGGAGCAATCAGTGGATTCCATGCTACTCAATCTCCAATGATGGCTAGATGTCTTGAAAATGAATCTGAAGGAAGAAAAGTATTCTATGGTGCTATGATTTCTGAAGGTGTAGTAGCTTTAGTATGGGCAGCAGCAGCAATGAGTTTCTTTGGTGGAACTCCAGGATTAGGAGAAGCATTAGGACATGGAGGAGCAGCAGTTGTAGTAAATAGAATTTCTAATACAGTATTAGGAAAAGTTGGTGGAGCTTTAGCTTTATTAGGAGTTGTTGCATGTCCAATAACATCAGGAGATACAGCATTTAGAAGTGCAAGACTTACAATAGCAGATGCAATTGGATATAAACAAGGTCCAGTAGCAAATAGATTTATAGTCGCTATTCCTTTATTTATTGTTGGTATTTCATTATGTTTTATAGATTTTAATATTTTATGGAGATATTTTAGCTGGTCTAATCAAACTCTTGCTACGATTGCACTTTGGGCAGCTGCTAAATATTTGAATAATCATGGAAAAAATTATTATATAGCTCTTATTCCAGCAATGTTTATGACAGTAGTTGTTACTGACTATATCGTTATAGCCCCAGAAGGATTTGTAAGATTCTTCCAAGGAACTCCAGTAGCCACTATAGAAATGATTGGGTTGGTATGTGGATTGGTATTATCAGCAGTATGTACTTTAGGATTTTTAAAGAGTTTGAAAAAAGAAAAAATAGCTGAAGCACAAGCTTAA
- a CDS encoding putative sensor histidine kinase: MLKLTSHLLNNLGYIIAIAFFFTKFKSAKNIFTRKKYSQKDILLLSAFFSGLAIIGTYTGVDYRGAIVNVRNIGVVVGGILAGPEVGIMVGLIAGIHRLFVDASSITTIPCAIATMSGGFITAHLYKKTNEKNCYLYGFLGGFIVENLSMILILVLGSDFELAKDIVSKIYFPMILANAVGVSIVILIIQDIISEKEIIAGKQAKLALEIANKTLPYFRKGESMNEICKIILNSLEAKAVVITNDKYIIASYAESDEFKIDHTDIRSEVTKQVLKTGKVLVLGEENGIKDFHCISGKIKSCIISPLFQGEKIVSGTLKIYFDKAENVTARNQYLAEGLSLLISTQLEISTVENFKAMARDAELKALQTQINPHFLFNALHTTAFFVRMDPAKAKEVIIDLSTYLRYNLENASKVVSLDMEFTQVKAYVNIEKARFGDKISVEYDVEDGLENIKIPSLTIQPLVENSIKHGLLKQRGGGHVHITAKKKDKGCIVTIEDDGVGIDPKIIEELDERMEKSIGLKNVHNRIKLMYGKGLVIECLKKGTKISFYIE, encoded by the coding sequence TTGTTAAAATTAACCAGTCATTTGTTAAATAATCTAGGATATATTATTGCAATAGCTTTCTTTTTTACAAAATTTAAAAGTGCTAAAAATATATTCACGAGAAAAAAATATAGTCAAAAGGACATTCTTCTTCTTTCTGCCTTCTTTTCAGGACTTGCTATAATTGGTACATATACAGGAGTAGATTATCGTGGTGCAATAGTTAATGTTAGAAATATTGGTGTAGTTGTTGGAGGTATTCTTGCAGGCCCTGAAGTAGGTATTATGGTTGGCCTTATTGCAGGAATTCATAGATTATTTGTAGATGCAAGCTCTATAACTACTATTCCATGTGCTATCGCTACAATGTCAGGTGGTTTTATCACTGCTCATCTTTATAAAAAAACTAATGAAAAAAATTGTTATCTCTATGGATTTCTTGGAGGCTTTATAGTTGAAAATCTCAGTATGATATTAATACTTGTCCTTGGGTCAGATTTTGAACTGGCAAAAGATATAGTTTCTAAAATATATTTTCCAATGATCCTTGCCAATGCTGTTGGAGTATCAATTGTAATCCTTATCATTCAAGATATAATATCTGAAAAAGAAATTATAGCTGGTAAACAGGCAAAATTAGCTCTCGAAATAGCTAATAAAACTCTTCCTTATTTTAGAAAAGGGGAATCTATGAATGAGATTTGTAAAATAATCTTAAATTCTTTAGAAGCTAAAGCTGTTGTAATAACCAATGATAAATATATAATTGCCAGTTATGCTGAATCTGATGAATTTAAAATAGATCATACAGATATTAGAAGTGAGGTAACAAAACAAGTACTAAAAACTGGCAAAGTACTTGTTCTTGGTGAAGAAAATGGAATAAAAGATTTTCACTGCATTTCTGGAAAAATAAAATCATGTATAATCTCTCCTCTTTTTCAAGGAGAAAAAATAGTATCTGGAACTCTTAAAATATATTTTGATAAAGCTGAAAATGTTACTGCTAGAAATCAATATCTTGCTGAAGGTCTTTCTTTGCTCATATCTACTCAATTAGAAATAAGTACTGTAGAAAATTTTAAAGCTATGGCAAGAGATGCTGAACTAAAAGCTCTTCAGACACAAATAAATCCCCATTTTCTTTTTAATGCACTCCATACTACAGCATTTTTCGTTCGAATGGATCCTGCAAAAGCAAAAGAAGTAATAATTGATTTATCTACATATTTACGTTATAACTTGGAAAATGCTTCAAAAGTAGTGTCACTTGATATGGAGTTCACTCAAGTGAAGGCTTATGTTAATATAGAAAAAGCCCGTTTTGGTGATAAAATTTCAGTTGAATATGATGTGGAAGATGGATTGGAAAATATAAAAATACCTAGTCTTACTATTCAGCCTCTAGTTGAAAACAGTATAAAACATGGTCTGCTAAAACAAAGAGGTGGAGGTCATGTACATATTACTGCTAAGAAAAAAGATAAAGGCTGTATTGTAACTATCGAAGATGATGGTGTTGGAATTGACCCAAAAATAATAGAGGAACTAGATGAAAGAATGGAAAAAAGTATTGGACTTAAAAATGTCCATAATAGAATAAAGCTAATGTATGGTAAAGGATTAGTCATAGAGTGTCTAAAAAAAGGAACTAAAATATCCTTTTACATAGAATAG
- a CDS encoding putative transcriptional regulator: MLKCVIIEDEFPAREELKFFIEKYEGIELEKEFDSPLDALKYLQANKTDIVFLDINMPELDGMSLGKILSKLNENLKIVFITAYKEYAAEAFEIKAFDYLLKPYSEKRINEVLSNLTKEKEIDHIKDINKINKVTVTSDEKMYVISIDDIYYIEAGEKESMIYTKDNSYSSKIKISKWEEILPKNKFYRTHRSYMVNLDKITEVEPWFNGTYVLKIQDLKFKIPVSRNNIKEFKEILVIK; this comes from the coding sequence ATGCTTAAATGTGTAATTATAGAAGATGAATTTCCTGCTAGAGAAGAACTGAAATTTTTTATAGAAAAATATGAAGGAATAGAACTTGAAAAAGAATTTGACAGTCCTTTAGACGCTCTTAAATATCTTCAGGCAAATAAAACAGATATAGTTTTTTTAGATATAAATATGCCTGAATTAGATGGAATGAGTCTTGGAAAAATTCTTTCTAAACTCAATGAAAATTTAAAAATAGTATTTATTACAGCTTATAAAGAATATGCTGCTGAAGCTTTTGAAATTAAGGCATTTGACTATCTTTTAAAACCTTATTCTGAAAAAAGAATAAATGAAGTTTTAAGCAATCTTACAAAAGAAAAAGAAATTGACCATATAAAAGATATTAATAAAATCAATAAGGTAACTGTTACTTCTGATGAAAAAATGTATGTTATTTCTATTGACGATATCTATTATATTGAAGCAGGAGAAAAAGAAAGTATGATTTATACAAAAGATAATTCTTATTCTTCAAAAATAAAAATATCCAAGTGGGAAGAGATACTTCCTAAAAATAAATTTTATAGAACTCACAGATCCTACATGGTAAATCTTGATAAAATAACAGAAGTTGAACCATGGTTCAATGGAACTTATGTATTAAAAATACAGGATTTAAAGTTTAAAATTCCTGTAAGCAGAAACAATATAAAAGAATTTAAAGAAATACTGGTTATAAAATAA